In Populus alba chromosome 1, ASM523922v2, whole genome shotgun sequence, a single window of DNA contains:
- the LOC118062651 gene encoding casein kinase 1-like protein HD16, with product MPVLRSRVRRGRGAAAAAAATPEPEKKQQEEEENPVEVVEPIAKRTRRRRAAAEAGLATPKTDDKEHKTRNERVGVGGAVSGAVKEEEENRDLEVAREKKGVLGEKKPMDVLDSGGKSNDKPLVGGGDDEGTAAPIPDQVQVEDSPVYKVERKLGKGGFGQVYVGRRVSAVNTNDKAGAGAVEVALKFEHRSSKGCNYGPPHEWQVYDTLGGSHGVPLVHYKGQQGDYYVMVMDMLGPSLWDVWNNNINSNLMSTEMVACIAIEAISILEKMHLRGYVHGDVKPENFLLGTPGTPDEKKLFLVDLGLATRWQESSTGLHVEYDQKPDVFRGTVRYASVHAHLGRTGSRRDDLESLAYTLIFLLRGRLPWQGYQGENKGFVVCKKKMAITSEALCCFCPQPFKQFVEYVVNLKFDEEPNYAKCISLFDGVVGTNPDMRPLNTEGAQKLIYQVGHKRGRLTMEEDDEQPKKKVRMGMPATQWISVYNACRPMKQRYHYNVADARLGQHIEKGNEDGLFVSSVASYQNLWAIIMDAGTNYSAQVYELSPYFLRKEWIMEHWEKNYYISAIAGANNGSSLVVMSKGTSYMQQSYKVSDSFPYKWINKKWKEGFYVTAMATSGSRWGVVMSRGAGFAKQVVELDFLYPSEGIHRRWDSGYRITATAATWDQAAFILSVPKRKLADETQETLRTSAFPSTHVKEKWAKNLYIASMCYGRTTS from the exons ATGCCTGTGCTGCGTAGTCGAGTGCGCAGAGGCCgaggagcagcagcagcagcagcagcaacaccGGAGCCAGAAAAGAAAcagcaggaggaggaggagaatcCAGTCGAAGTGGTAGAACCGATTGCGAAGAGGACAAGGAGAAGGAGGGCAGCAGCGGAGGCGGGATTGGCAACGCCTAAAACTGACGATAAGGAACATAAAACTCGCAATGAGAGGGTAGGAGTGGGTGGTGCTGTTTCAGGGGCGgttaaagaagaggaggagaacaGGGATTTAGAGGTTGCTAGAGAGAAGAAGGGAGTGTTGGGAGAAAAGAAGCCGATGGATGTGTTAGATAGTGGTGGAAAAAGTAATGATAAGCCGCTTGTTGGTGGCGGTGACGATGAGGGAACCGCTGCCCCTATACCCGAccag GTTCAGGTTGAGGATTCCCCTGTGTACAAAGTAGAAAGAAAGTTGGGAAAGGGTGGCTTTGGTCAAGTGTATGTTGGTCGACGTGTGTCTGCTGTAAATACAAATGATAAAGCTGGTGCAGGAGCTGTAGAG GTGGCACTAAAATTCGAGCATAGAAGTAGTAAAGGATGTAATTATGGACCACCGCATGAGTGGCAGGTTTATGA CACTCTTGGTGGCAGTCATGGTGTACCACTAGTACACTATAAGGGTCAGCAAGGTGATTATTATGTCATG GTTATGGATATGTTGGGTCCAAGCCTGTGGGATGTTTGGAATAACAATATTAACTCAAACTT AATGTCCACTGAAATGGTTGCATGTATTGCCATTGAAGCTATATCCATATTGGAAAAGATGCACCTTAGAGG TTATGTCCATGGAGATGTAAAGCCTGAGAATTTTCTGCTTGGCACTCCGGGAACTCCTGatgagaaaaaattatttcttgttgATCTTGGATTGG CTACTAGATGGCAAGAAAGCTCAACTGGTTTGCATGTTGAGTATGACCAAAAGCCAGATGTTTTCAG GGGAACAGTGCGTTATGCTAGTGTGCATGCTCATTTAGGGAGAACTGGTAGCAGGAGGGATGATTTGGAATCTCTTGCTTACacacttatttttcttctccgtGGTCGTTTACCTTGGCAAGGGTACCAG GGAGAAAACAAGGGTTTTGTTGTTTGCAAGAAGAAGATGGCAATAACCTCAGAGGCGCTTTGTTGCTTCTGTCCACAGCCTTTCAAACAGTTCGTTGAATATGTGGTGAACTTAAAGTTTGATGAAGAGCCTAATTATGCAAAATGCATTTCCCTCTTTGATGGAGTTGTAGGTACAAATCCAGATATGAGACCACTTAACACAGAAGGTGCCCAGAAG CTTATTTATCAGGTTGGTCACAAGAGAGGTCGTTTGACTATGGAGGAAGATGATGAACAACCAAAGAAGAAGGTTCGCATGGGCATGCCAGCAACACAATGGATTAGTGTGTACAATGCATGCAGACCAATGAAACAAAG GTATCACTATAATGTGGCTGATGCAAGGCTTGGTCAGCACATCGAAAAAGGAAACGAGGATGGCTTATTTGTTAGCAGTGTAGCTTCATATCAAAATCTATGGGCCATTATTATGGATGCCGGTACGAATTACTCTGCACAAGTCTATGAGCTCTCACCATATTTTCTTCGCAAG GAATGGATAATGGAGCACTGGGAAAAGAATTATTATATCAGTGCCATAGCTGGAGCCAATAATGGAAGCTCATTAGTCGTAATGTCTAAGG GTACTAGTTATATGCAGCAGTCGTATAAAGTTAGCGATTCATTTCCTTATAAatggattaataaaaaatggaaggagGGCTTTTATGTGACTGCAATGGCTACCTCAGGAAGTAGATGGGGGGTTGTTATGTCCCGTGGAGCAGGATTTGCTAAGCAG GTGGTTGAACTTGATTTCCTTTATCCTAGTGAAGGCATCCATCGACGATGGGATTCTGGATATCGTATCACGGCAACTGCAGCAACTTGGGACCAGGCGGCTTTTATTCTGAGTGTGCCGAAAAGGAAACTTGCAGATGAAACACAGGAGACCCTTCGAACCTCAGCTTTTCCTAGCACACATGTTAAG GAGAAATGGGCCAAAAATCTATATATTGCATCCATGTGTTATGGACGGACAACATCATGA
- the LOC118062652 gene encoding protein SAWADEE HOMEODOMAIN HOMOLOG 1 codes for MDFEFTLSEMLEMENMFKDLEEGPLAPQFCEKLASSFSLAPSRAGKQAITPRQVKSWFQDRLKKSQPRVASSNMALKLFADLSDASASFGATESSQKLKGNASDLSELIFEALSSKDNAWYDVASFLNYRVVCSGELEVRVRFAGFRNTDDEWVNVRRAVRERSIPLESSECQRVKVGDLVLCFQEREERAVYCDAHIVEINRKLHDINGCRCTFVVRYEHDDLEEEVRLDRLCGRPTP; via the exons ATGGATTTTGAATTCACACTTTCTGAG ATGCTGGAAATGGAGAATATGTTCAAGGACTTAGAGGAGGGACCACTAGCTCCGCAGTTTTGTGAGAAGCTTGCAAGCAGCTTTAG TTTAGCGCCAAGTCGTGCAGGAAAGCAAGCCATTACACCTCGACAG GTTAAAAGCTGGTTCCAGGATAGACTAAAGAAGTCACAACCTCGAGTTGCTTCTTCAAATATGGCTCTCAAATTATTCGCTGATCTCTCTGATGCAAGTGCTTCTTTCGGTGCAACTGAGAGTTCACAAAAGCTCAAAG GCAATGCCTCTGATCTTTCAGAGTTGATTTTTGAAGCTTTGTCCTCAAAAGATAATGCTTG GTATGATGTTGCTTCTTTCCTCAACTATAGAGTTGTTTGCTCTGGTGAACTT GAAGTGCGAGTAAGATTTGCTGGGTTTCGTAATACAGATGATGAGTGGGTGAATGTGAGAAGGGCAGTGCGGGAACGATCTATTCCTTTAGAATCTTCAGAATGTCAGAGGGTCAAAGTTGGCGATCTTGTGCTGTGCTTTCAG GAAAGAGAAGAACGAGCAGTCTACTGTGATGCCCATATTGTAGAGATCAACAGGAAATTACATGATATAAACGGTTGTAGATGCACCTTTGTAGTTCGTTATGAGCATGATGACTTAGAG GAAGAAGTTCGGTTGGATAGGTTATGTGGCAGACCAACGCCATAG
- the LOC118062649 gene encoding 1-aminocyclopropane-1-carboxylate oxidase produces MAISPESMPENPIDFRAPPPSPIASGRRSSVTNDEVLTEFLEHSLRVPDLILPDKIFPRQKIVETPPRIDCQSLISGESDSVLRMLDSIARIGCFQLVNFGIPSEFIRLVSVTAAGIFQLPPEKKEAVSRSLERPYGFEEVHGDHQEAESEVTEEFVWCKDESLKLDMEGIWPTGYSNFSKKMETLSSDIEKVARKILQILHENCPRKSMNGNDMMQRQDLIGSVCCLYKHGRNFLADQWAGSLGYDVMRMLIRGTDYSHALCLHICDGSSEFHVYSKKGWVSFCPDKDALIVTVGDRAQVWSGGQYKHVFGWPIFKGEDQDSISMAFLYSPPSSNSSSSKTSKGKKTVSLGQQAIVAVILTLVCHFLVYFYKEV; encoded by the exons ATGGCTATTTCACCTGAATCCATGCCAGAAAATCCCATTGATTTCCGAGCCCCGCCGCCCTCTCCTATCGCCTCTGGCCGAAGATCATCCGTGACCAATGACGAAGTCCTAACTGAGTTTCTTGAGCACTCACTACGTGTTCCGGATTTGATTTTACCTGATAAGATATTTCCAAGACAGAAAATTGTCGAAACACCCCCAAGAATTGATTGTCAATCACTGATTTCTGGGGAAAGTGATTCAGTTCTGAGGATGTTGGATTCAATAGCAAGAATTGGGTGCTTTCAACTAGTTAACTTTGGAATTCCAAGTGAATTTATAAGGTTGGTGTCGGTCACAGCAGCCGGAATCTTTCAGCTGCCTCCCGAAAAGAAGGAGGCAGTCTCGAGGTCACTGGAGAGGCCATATGGATTCGAGGAAGTTCATGGTGATCATCAGGAGGCCGAGAGTGAAGTAACTGAAGAGTTTGTGTGGTGTAAAGATGAGAGTTTGAAGTTGGATATGGAGGGAATATGGCCAACTGGATATTCAAATTTCAG CAAGAAAATGGAGACCCTTTCATCTGATATAGAGAAAGTGGCCAGGAAAATCCTCCAAATTCTCCATGAAAATTGTCCGAGGAAATCAATGAATGGAAATGATATGATGCAGAGGCAAGATCTCATAGGCTCAGTCTGTTGCCTATACAAGCATGGACGTAACTTTCTGGCTGATCAATGGGCTGGCTCCCTGGGATATGACGTGATGAGAATGCTAATAAGGGGAACTGACTACTCTCATGCCTTGTGCTTGCATATATGTGATGGTTCATCAGAATTTCATGTTTACTCCAAGAAAGGCTGGGTGTCTTTCTGCCCAGATAAAGACGCATTGATTGTCACAGTTGGAGATCGAGCACAG GTGTGGAGTGGCGGCCAGTACAAGCATGTTTTCGGATGGCCAATCTTTAAAGGTGAGGATCAGGACAGCATTTCAatggcttttctctattctcctcCAAGCAGCAACAGTAGCAGCTCCAAAACCAGCAAGGGGAAGAAGACTGTTTCGCTTGGCCAACAAGCTATTGTGGCTGTAATTTTGACTCTTGTATGCCatttcttagtttatttttacaagGAGGTTTGA